Sequence from the Castanea sativa cultivar Marrone di Chiusa Pesio chromosome 12, ASM4071231v1 genome:
ACTAGCCCACAATGATCACAAGCAGATAGAACTGCCATAAATGTAATATCAGTGGGTCTAACACCAACTTGCCTCATCTCAGCGAACAGATTCAATGCTTCAATTCCATAACCATTTGTAGCATAACCCATCAACATTGCATTCCAAgaaatttcatcaaattttaTCATTCCATCAAAAAGTTTTCGCCCATCGTCAATAAAACCACACTTGCAGTAAAGATCAACAAGAGAGGTACAAATGATCTGATCAGACTCAAGCCCGATGACAGTAGCTCTAGCAAAAAGCTGTTTGCCAAGTTCAAGTGAAGAGATGCTGGCACACGCACTGATTGCACTGGCCAAGCTAAACTTGTCCATTCTCAATTTCAACCTACTCATGTCAGACAGTAGATCTAATGCTTCAATTGCACACCCATTTTGACTAAGAGCTACTATCATTGAATTCCATGATATCAGGCTTTTGTTTGGCATCATTTTGAAAATGCATTTTGCATCTTCAATTTTTCCACAATTAGAATACACTGTTATCATAGAATTAAGCAAGATTGTGTCCCAGTATTTGAGCTCACTAAATAATTTGCATGCATCATAAGGGCTTCCACACTTGGAGTATGCATCAACTAGAGCACTAGCAACTATGACATCATCAATTAACCCAACTTTATAGCCATAAGTATGCATTTGTTTACTATGTCCAAGGGTACCTAAGTTACTGCTGGCACTCAAAACACTTGCAAGTGTGGAGGAGTCTTCCTGGACTCCATTTCCCCGCATCAGATTGAAGAAAATCAACGCTTCAATTTCCTCATTATTATAAACATATCCAGAAATTATTGAATTCCATAACACAACACACGGATCACTTTTGCTATCAAATATTCTTCTTGCATCATTCATTCTACCACAATTTGCATACCCTGAAATCAATGCCGATAGAGAGAAGTCATCCGGTTCCTTCAACATATTCAGAGCATGATTTGCACTATCTGGATCACCACACTTCCCATACATATGAATTAGAGAACTACTCAAGACCGAATCACATTCCACCTCATCAATGAAAATGTGAGCATGTATTTGCTTGCCACAATCAAGAGCTTCCAAATCACTACAAGCGCCAATAACTGTTGCCAAAACAAATGTATCGCGATATGATACTTCAGAAGGGTCTGAACTCAAATCCATAAAGAGCTTCATGGCTTCTCTTGCATACCCATTTTGAGCATAACAATGAATCATCGAATTCCATGCAACCGCATTCCTCTTTGGCATATCATTAAACAAACTCCGAGCAATTTGTAGCTCACCAGCTTTTGCAAACCCTGAAACCACAACATTCCATGAGTATTCATTCTTGTGGGGCATGGAATCAAACAACTGCAGTGACCTCTTCTTGTTCCCTGATTTCATGTATCCCTCTATTATAGTATTCCAAGAGAAACAATTTCTCTCAGGCATATCCTTGAACACTTTCCACGCGTCGCTCAAGCTGCCGCAGCGCACGTACATCTGTATAAGGCGGTTTCCAAATGTGAGAGCAGAGTTTATGAGGCCCTTTTTGAGAAAGAGGAGGTGGACCTGTCTTCCCTGATGAATCCAACGGTGGGTGTTACAGGATTGGAGTAGGCTGGCCAGGGAATGCAAATCAAGATCCATTTTGTAATGAAGACTGGTTCACATACAGTGGACAGTATCCAGAACAGGGTCACATCACATTCACCCTTGAATATGCATTTCCACATCTGCAACAtaggaaattaaaaaatcaacaaGGCAACCAAGTAAGGTTTGCAAATCCAAACACTCCACTCAGGCCACCATCATATCAGATAGAGCAATCAACAATTCTTTCAGAAAATCACCCCAATCCAAACATAGAACTTCTCCTTTGACCATCATTCCATGATCTTTTAATCCATCCTTTATATCTACCACCCAAttcctttttttcccccaattAAGGGTTCAGTGGCGACGCCACTCAGTagccagggtgttcctaggaacaccctggcttgaattttttttttttatatataataatttatttattttttatttatttacccttaaaaaaaaaaaaaaaaaaacaccctcaagcaatattaggaacaccctcaaaatttttatgccaaacaaattttgaactaaaaggcATGCAGAGGCAGGGGTGTGTGCACACATGAGGTGTAAGTTTACGCACAGTGGAGTGTGTGCTAGACTCCtaatagttagtaaaaaaaaatgaatgaagcaactaaacaccaataattaataatttaattaactaatacattataaaagacaaacaaattaaattatgttaaactaaacaaaaattaataattttataatttaataattaatgaaacaacaatacaacaaattatagtttataaaagacaaacaaatttatgaaacaactaaacaacaataattaataatttgattaatatttcaaatgaacttatagtttattgtaccagtacctttgttcattaatttcttttcttttttttttctttttatattttttttcttttgaggtttttcggtgtgcaaaatgcaaatttgttttggttttaagatttttttttttaagtataaacttcatgcttgccaaattttgaattgCGGCCAATATTTACCGAAATGTCCCGAAACACCCGAAATAGACcgaaatgacccaaaattttttcaaagtgaaaTAGGATCACCCTGAACAAAATTCCTAGAGTCGCCACTGTAAGGGTTTCAAGAATTAAGAGAGCTTCTGACCCAACcttcatattttcaaaattctctGTTCCCAATTCTGAAGCAGTCATTTTCCAACGGacttaaattgtaaaatttgtgaAAAGCACTTAAAGCTCCCAAATAACTTTAATGCGATATAACAATTATTCATCAAATGGTGATGCTTAAAAAGTTCAGCAACAGGAAGAAGAAACATATTTTGAGCTTATTAAACATACTTtcatttctttaattaattttcaaattcagTACCAAAATATTAGTTCAAGAGGACTTGACCCACTCAAGCTATTCTTCATGCTCATAACACCCACTGTGAGAAAGTGTAGGCAAACTGTTATTCCAAATTCATTAGAACTTCAAGACACCACAATGCTCATAATAAAGGAGCACATATACAAACAAGTAATCCACATGACACAATTTTCGCTATAGTATATAAACCAATGGAcaagctttctttttcttttctttttttggcatttGAGCATGTACTTATAACTCAAATTAGTTTGTATGAAAATTATAATGCTCTtcgaaaacaaagttagaaCTTCATTAGATAAGATAATGCATCATATCAATCAGAGCATTTTACCAACTATAGTAGCAGAGCAGTATGATAGTTGCAACCTTTGAAATAGAAAGCACAGGGTCCTTATAAGCAACTGAATAAATAGAATTTATATGGTGAAAGTCAAACATAAGGAAAATTATGAGTCATATATATCACATGTATGCATGCATGCATCAACACAAACATGCACACACTCAAGAGTAAGACATGGTTATATAAGCTTGGATCAATGATTGCCCTATAGTTACAATGAGGTTCCACTGCCTTTCTAACTTCAATATAAGAGTCCCAAAAGTTGACTATAAAATGATTACAGATTGCATTAGCACTTAAATCTAATAAAACCTGCCATTTCACGAAGGAGAGGAGGGGAAGTAGACATCTTATCACGAAAAGAGCACTTCAGAATGGAAGCTACTAGCTTGCTATTGGACTTTCATGAACATTCATATATCAAAACTATGTCCAAAGAAcaacaaatcaaaatccaaCTTATTTTCGTGTAATTTCACTATGTACGCATCATCAATGCTATAGCACTTACCTTAGATCCAATTCAAGCAAAACTGATATTACCATGACAAACTGGCTCCAGATTCTTAATACATAATTCGTCCgagaaatataaattttcataaCCCCCCAAGGCCCCAACTAACCCAATACCAAAATCAAGCAAAATTAGCATCACCATTCAAAAAAATCCAATGCCAAAGTCCatcaaaattaacattttcacaacaaaggGCACAAAACGTTAAgccaaattctcaaaaataagCTTAGCATACATTATTACAGCAAAAAGCTCAAAATTCCAATTATTGCAAGCACCAAAAGGAGCAAAAATTAACATCACAAGaactaaaaggaaaaagttGCTAATTCCCAAAGCTCCAATTAGACACATTAACCAGAGTCAAGCAGTCGCAGAATCAACattactacaaaaaaaaaaaaaaaaaaaaaaaaaaacactcagaAATCTGGATAGTCCCAATCAACACTATACCAAAATACAAACAGAATTAATTTAaaccaaaactaaaagaatCTAATTTCAATGAATCAAACGAAAACCCAGtacaaaattacttttttttttttttaataagaagatGGGACGAATTTATGGTAAACagaaaggcaaaaaaaaaaaggttctaccTTCCAATCGGCGGCAAAGAACTTTGTGGAGAGCAGTTGTTGAACATAACTCGACGCTGTTTCGCGGCGCAATACTTTGGGAGCTGAGAGTGGAAGAAGGGTGTAAGACGTGAGATGGAATTGTGAACCAAAAAAGTTTGCACCAGCCGGGAATCGAACCCGGGTCTGTACCGTGGCAGGGTACTATTCTACCACTAGACCACTGGTGCTTTATTTTATGCGGTTTTGAGGTTTCTGCCGCCGATTGGAAagtagcacttttttttttttttttaatttatactcCAGTATTTCAGAAACCAAACACAGCCAGGCCAACATGAATGAATATAATGTAGGCctaaatacacttttagtctttatattttgaccgaatttttattttggtctttacattttatttttatcatttttagtccctaaaccaattaacgcgtgatgtttaagtccttaccgtcacccaactaacagaaaatgctgacgtggttAACGGAAGCACTGTTTGCACAGTAAATACTGACGtgttcattaaaataatattaaaaatgctgacgtggcactGACGTACTAACATggtaattaaaatattattaaaatttaaaaaaaaaaccttaaatctaatttaattttaaaaataaaattacttatcattaataattttaataagaaCATTACATCctgttcttcttgttcttcccaatcaaacccagcaacaaGAACTCAAACTCAGattacaagaacacaaacccagcaatgactcaaacccagattacaacaacacaaaccaaaaaagaaagaaaaaaaaacagagattaaacacaaacacagacccAAATCACAACaatacaaatgaaaaaaaaaaaatagagatcaaaaaatttattcacgTTCTTCAACTTGTTCTTCATTTAATAGCATGACCCACAAGACAAACCCCAGCAAGACCCAAACAGAATGACCGATCTGACTGATCTGAAGAAGAGCGCCGCCGCTtcggtggtggaggtggactcATTGGGATCTGAAGAAGAGCGCCGCCGCAAGATCCATCCCTGTCCACCAAAACCCCAAGCCGCCACTCCAAAATCACCCTAAGCCGCCATCCTTATCTTCTTTGCCTTCGCCTACTACTGTTCACCAACGCCGCCACCCTAGGCAGTAGCTCCCAAACCCACACATCCCTCTCTAATTCTCTTGCCTTCGtccactctttctcttttctgtCTAATCTAAAGGGCCAgtaagagaggaaaagaaagcCCACTCTCTCTCTTCACGATCTAATATGAAGGGTCAATAAGAGAGGTAAAGAGAGAGGGTGAGTTAAAGAGAGAGTCTGAACTTAAACCAGTTTGGAGAGAAAGGGCTTAAGACAGTGGGTTGGGATTTTGATCTAGGTTTGTGGggtttcaaaagtttttttttttttttttttaattttgtgtctaAAAACTGgtatatttaattttgtgaaaagagagaagaaggaatTGACAAAGTCGCAAagtgggaagaagaagaaaaataaagaagaaaaagaaactagggACGAACATAACATAACAGATCTAAGTtccccattttttttgtttttaattatgtttttttgttttttataatttttaaaattggtaaatttattttttaaggttagATACTGATGTGGAAGCTGACGTAGATGGACACGTcagcatttttaatattattttaatgaacaCGTCAGTATTTGCTGTGCAAATAGTGCTTctgttagccacgtcagcattttctgttagttgggtgacggtaaggacttaaacgtcacgcgttaattggtttaggaactaaaagtggtaaaaataaaatgtagggaccaaaatagaaatcgggtcaaaatgtatggattaaaagtgcatttacgcctataaTGTAAGTAAGTATTAACATAAAGGATCTAGACTAGCTGgaaaaaccagattttttcagggtttgaacctaccacttaagaatCCAATCAAAACTcatgaaaataccaaaaaaacaGCAAAATCCATGCCAAATCAACCAAACCTATACTAATATGAACAGATTgatatccaaaaaaattatcCCAAACTCATCAAAATCACGAAATCCAAAAATTGGAGAAATAGCAAATCATAAAAGAACAAACCTTGAGTTCGGTGCGGCGGCGCCAACTCCAGAGACCACGTGTGGAGCTCCGGTGCTAACTACTAAAAGGAGAGGAGGAATCTGATTTGGGGTTTGTTTGAGACTATCGTGTAGTTTGAGGATTGAAGGTTTATGTGAGCTGTGATTGTGTGTATTAAAATGTATTGGCTTTTCATTAAAAGGCTTATGCGGCGCTTTATTATTGGTGGCATAATAGAACAAACCATTCTATTCACAGAAAACTATTAGTCAAATGTTAACATGTTAAAGCTTGCTCAGAAACTCtgctatttttttatatatataaaaattaataatttgaatttgttataaatttggattactatatttttcaattacaaaattatttagcAGTATGATGAGTATTATGCGAGGGAGaaaggttaataattttaatatttgatacAAGCACATAACATTTATCACACCCCTAActatttttgtgattaaaaaatgtagtaattcaaatttttaacatattcaaattattaactttgtAAACAATGTCTTCTATAATGGTAAACAGTGGCATTAATTTAAAACgaataaaacatgaaaaaaaaacctatatatCATAATTCTTATTGAAGCTACAATGTCttcttttatattaaaaaaaattaatggtataaattataataaaaaaaacattatatgatcatttttttggagttattaaaaagaagcaaacaatgacataatttttttttttttaaagacttaaaATTTTAGGTTGGCATACCTTCTTCATATGAATGATCATGCCAGCTTTAAGAAACTCCTTCTGTTAAAAAACTT
This genomic interval carries:
- the LOC142621349 gene encoding putative pentatricopeptide repeat-containing protein At1g77010, mitochondrial: MDLDLHSLASLLQSCNTHRWIHQGRQVHLLFLKKGLINSALTFGNRLIQMYVRCGSLSDAWKVFKDMPERNCFSWNTIIEGYMKSGNKKRSLQLFDSMPHKNEYSWNVVVSGFAKAGELQIARSLFNDMPKRNAVAWNSMIHCYAQNGYAREAMKLFMDLSSDPSEVSYRDTFVLATVIGACSDLEALDCGKQIHAHIFIDEVECDSVLSSSLIHMYGKCGDPDSANHALNMLKEPDDFSLSALISGYANCGRMNDARRIFDSKSDPCVVLWNSIISGYVYNNEEIEALIFFNLMRGNGVQEDSSTLASVLSASSNLGTLGHSKQMHTYGYKVGLIDDVIVASALVDAYSKCGSPYDACKLFSELKYWDTILLNSMITVYSNCGKIEDAKCIFKMMPNKSLISWNSMIVALSQNGCAIEALDLLSDMSRLKLRMDKFSLASAISACASISSLELGKQLFARATVIGLESDQIICTSLVDLYCKCGFIDDGRKLFDGMIKFDEISWNAMLMGYATNGYGIEALNLFAEMRQVGVRPTDITFMAVLSACDHCGLVEEGHKWFYAMKSYYHIDPGIEHYSCVVDLFARAGRLEEAMNLIEHMPFEADASMWSSVLRGCVAHGDKTLGKKVAERIIKLDPENSGAYVQLSSVFANSGDWERSAQIRNLMRDKQIQKNPGCSWADC